From the genome of Melopsittacus undulatus isolate bMelUnd1 chromosome 18, bMelUnd1.mat.Z, whole genome shotgun sequence:
AATTGATGGGGATTTCCCACCCCTGCTCTCCACCCTGCACCAGGGCTTGACCCCAGGGCCAGCACATGTTTGTCCCTGACAGGATGCTGGGACACTGAGCCCATGGGACATCACCCGCAGCAGCCGGCACACACCagtggctgtggtgctggggaagcCCCATCAAGGGCACAGTGCTGCTCATAAATCAGATGACTCCATGAAATCCAGAGCCAAGGGGAGGGCAGGAAGTCGCCTGTGCTGCTCTCTGTGCATAAACAGAGCCCTGGGGCTGACGGCGGAGCAGCAACCCCTATGGAAGGAGCATCACTCGCAGGGTAAAGCACAAAGCTATGGAGCTTGCAGGCTCCCAGAGCCCCCATCCTTCCATGAGAGCCCCCCACAAGGGGGATGAGGTCCTCCCCCTCAGCCCATGGTTGTACCCGAGAAAGTCCCCTTGGCCAGGCATTCCTTCACCCGGTTGGTCCTCCGGACGTGGAAGGCTTTGGTGATCTCCTGGTTCATGAACGCCTCATTGTTGAGGATGTTGGCCACCATCATGCGGAGGTCGAACACCTCCAGCAGCTCAGCGATGTGAGCGATGTGCATGAGGTCCCGCTCGTTCTCATCCAGCTCCCCTGTGTACAGGTACTTCAGCACGGCCCGGAAAGGACCCGGCTGGATGGAAGCGTCCATCTTCACCACCACCATCAGCTTGGACTTGTAGGTCAGGGGGTCTTCCGCCATCTCCTCCTGGATGCTGGTGAAAGCCCGGCTCCAAGAGGACAGGTTCCGTCCCCGCCGCAGCCCGTGCTCCCCGTTCTCATAGCGGTTACCCCGCAGGATCCCATCACTGGTGGAGGCTCTAAGGCACGGTTTCCTCTGGCCAGACCCGGCCTCCTCGGTGCTCTCACAGATATCAAAGCTCGCAGCACGGAGGAGGAAATCCCTCCCGTGGTGCCTCTCCTCTTGGTGCAGCATCCTCTCGGCGGCCGCAGTGACGGCCACCCCGAAGCCGTGCCCCGCGGTGCTCTGCTGGTCCTCCTCGCTCAGGTCCATGAGGAACAGGTCGTAGAActtggaggaggaggtggagaggTAGATCTTGTGTGCGTAGATTTTGATCTTCTCTTGCAGCACCAGGATGACGTCCGCGCACAGGGGGTCCTCCAAGAGGTGGGCAGGACGCTCCTCGTTGTTGGAAGGGGGGTCCGGGACCATGATGATGGGTGGAGGGGGCttggggggcaggaagggggcttggagcagagGCCGCTGCACGTTGCGGAGATGGGACTTCCAGAACTGGAGGTGGCGACGGGAGATGAGCGCGGCACGGATGGCGTTGTCAAAGACATCCTTGATGCCAAACTGGGCCACCACACTCGTCTCGTAATAGGGGATCCCCAGTTCCTTGGCCACCTCCCTGCCCTTCTCCGGGGGAAGGATCTCATTGGGTTTGATTGGCCTGGAAAAGAGGGGGACAATGAAGAGCTGTGTGCTAAGGAGAGTGCATAGGGCAGGCACAGGCATCCCCATGGAGCACATCCTACCTGGCCAAGGGTCTCCGTGCCCGGTTGACGGCCTCCAGGTCGGCGTAGCGCAGGTCGAGCTGGCAGCCCACCAGGATGACGGGCGCACGGGGACAGAAGTGCTTGATCTCTGGGTACCACATGGTCTTCACGTGGTGCAGGGAGTTGGGGTTGGCGATGGAGAAGCACAGAACCACAACATCGGACCTGCGAGGAAGGGGAAGGTGCAGGTTGGGGATGGAGCTTTGCTTGCCCACCATGCCCAGGGTAGCACAGGGCTCTGCATCAATCCTACCTGCCATAGGCAAAGCGCCTGTCCTTGTGGTGGTCACCAAAGGTGTCCCAGAGCCGCAGGGACACACTAACATCATCTACCACATCCCGGGAGCgctccagcacctgcaggaaCAGAAGCACCATCCAGCTCCTTAATCCTTTAGCCCTGCAAGAGCGGGGTTGTCCCCACCGCATGCAACATACAGAGGAGTCATCCCCAGTTCCCCCATGGGGAGGATGCAACTCCCTCTCCTTGGGGTTCCCTTGGAGCATCCATGAGCTGAGCATCACCCTCACCTCCTGGCAGACTCGGTACTGGTCGATGGCCCACACTGTGGGCACATGTGTGGCAAGGAGCTGGTACTGGGTCAAGGTGGCGTTGCAGGCGCGGGCGCAGATGAGTCGGGTCTTGCCCACCGCGTTGTCCCCGACCACGACGCACTTGATAGTTTCTACGTTTGGCCTCTCATAATCCATGTCAGAATCCATTAATTGGGAcctggaggggaaaggggggggggtgttgggaaTATGCTGTGGAGAAGCCAGGGTGGGTTGTCTccagatgggatgggatgggatgccaAGGAGGGGGAAGCAACAACACGATGCCCATACTCACACTCGGAGCCACCGGCCCCTGGCAGCACAGGGGAAGCGCTGCAGTGAGCGGGAGCACGGGTGAAGGCAGGAATGCAGGCAGAGTGCAGGCAGAGGGCAGGCAGCTCCCCAAAGCTCCCCACTTGTACCCTGCGGGTGCCCATGGCAGCGTGCATCCCTGTGCCGCGCGTCAGACACATGCCCTGTGCTtcatcccctcctccctccctctctgcctTACGCTTGTTCATGTGAGATGAGGCTTCTGccttccccccccttcctttcccctttctcccttcccagcCTTGGCAAGCGAAGCTTCCAGATCCGACCGAGCGCACACGGGCACTGCCAGCCTGGCTTGGGGGGGTCTCACCCTCGGCGCTCAcctcccaccccattcccataggGAATGGTTGCTCCCAGCTAAGAGCAGCAAAGGAGAAAGTCATCACGTTCGCAGGAGGATCAGGAGCCGCCGGGTTTGGGAAGGTTCCCAGCATCTCCAACCTTCCCGGATGCTCCCAAGAGAGAGGttggtgctgtgggtgctgcgaAGCTGATGCGAAGCACCCGTATCCCATGAGGTGTATAACACCCTTTGCCTGCTCAAAGCCCCCTAAACCAGCCGGAATGAACTCACCACATTAAGACAGGGATTTATGTGGTTtcca
Proteins encoded in this window:
- the RHOBTB2 gene encoding rho-related BTB domain-containing protein 2 translates to MDSDMDYERPNVETIKCVVVGDNAVGKTRLICARACNATLTQYQLLATHVPTVWAIDQYRVCQEVLERSRDVVDDVSVSLRLWDTFGDHHKDRRFAYGRSDVVVLCFSIANPNSLHHVKTMWYPEIKHFCPRAPVILVGCQLDLRYADLEAVNRARRPLARPIKPNEILPPEKGREVAKELGIPYYETSVVAQFGIKDVFDNAIRAALISRRHLQFWKSHLRNVQRPLLQAPFLPPKPPPPIIMVPDPPSNNEERPAHLLEDPLCADVILVLQEKIKIYAHKIYLSTSSSKFYDLFLMDLSEEDQQSTAGHGFGVAVTAAAERMLHQEERHHGRDFLLRAASFDICESTEEAGSGQRKPCLRASTSDGILRGNRYENGEHGLRRGRNLSSWSRAFTSIQEEMAEDPLTYKSKLMVVVKMDASIQPGPFRAVLKYLYTGELDENERDLMHIAHIAELLEVFDLRMMVANILNNEAFMNQEITKAFHVRRTNRVKECLAKGTFSDVTFVLDDGAISAHKPLLISSCDWMAAMFGGPFVESSTNEVALPHTSKSCMRAVLEYLYTGQFSSSPDLDDMKLIILANRLCLPHLVALTEQYTVTGLMEAAQMMVDIDGDVLVFLELAQFHCAYQLADWCLHHICTNYNNVCRKFPRDMKAMSGENQEYFEKHRWPPVWYLKEEDHYQRAKKEREKEDYLHLKRQPKRRWLFWNASSSPSSSPSSSAATASSSSSSSSSSAVV